The Candidatus Zixiibacteriota bacterium sequence AGTAAATGGGCCGCTGGCAGCAATAGCCGGCGAGGTGAAACGTCCGGCAATATATGAATTATCAAGCAATGAAACAATAGTCGAGGCGATTGAACTGGCAGGCGGCATCAAACCGGAGGCTTATTTGCAGTCGGTCGGTTTGGATAGAATCGGGCCAAATGACAGCCGAATATTAAAAGACTTGAATCTTGCTGATAGCAATAATACCGAATTAAACAATATAAAACTTCAGGATGGCGATAAAGTTACGGTTTATTCCATCTATGATTTTCATGAGAACCGGGTTTTTCTGTCAGGTCATGTCAAACATCCGGGTTCGTATGGTATAAATGATACGATGAGAATATCACATCTAATAGCTAAAGGAGAACAACTTAAGGAAAATGTCTATTTAGATAGAGCAGATCTGTTCAGAATTAAAAGCGATGGTTCGCAGTCTATTATCCCAATCAATTTGGAGGATATTCTTAATAATGAAAATGATTGCGATATTTTGCTCGCGCCATTTGACAGCTTAGTGATTTATTCTTTCGCTGATATTGCGAGAACTAAATATGTCAGTATAGGCGGAGAGGTTAAAAAACCCGATAAGTATAAATTATACAACCAGATGAAGCTTTCGGATTTGATATTTTTAGCTGGCAATCTGACCAAACAAGCTTATTTGGTTCAATGCGAAGTGGCTCGGGTTAATCCCGGCAAAGCAGCTGATATTATGCTTATTGATCTTGAGGATATATTGAATAACAAGAAGCCTGAAGCTGATATTTTGCTCAAAGAGGATGATCATGTTTTCATCCGTCAAATCCCCGACTGGCAGCCAATTGAAATTGTTACTATAGAGGGAGAAGTGTTTTTCCCGGGCAAATATGCTATCAAGGATAAAGATGAAAGACTATCGGATTTAATCGCCAGAGCCGGTGGAATTACGCCAACTGCCTTTCCCGAGGGAGCATTGTATTACCGTAAAACAATTGAAAAAAATATCTCAAAGCGGAATATTGGCCAGATAATTCAAAACACTCAAGAAGCTTATTATGATTCTACCGGAAGTATAAAAACGGAAACGCAGGTAAAGTTTAACCCCTCACAATTGAATCGGATAATAATTGACTTGCCGGAAATGTTGAAAAATCACGGCAGTCCTCTCGATATTGTTTTGGCGGATTCGGATTATATCTTTATACCTAAATATCCCTCCGGCGTCCAGATAATCGGCGCCGTTGCGGCAAATGGAACTATTTCCTTTATAAAAAATAAAAAATCGCAATACTATATCGAACGGGCAGGAGGCTGCACTCCGGATGGCGACAAGTCTGAACTGCGGCTCGTGAAGCCTAATGGCATGGTCTTTTACGGCCGCAAGGCGCGAAACGCTAAAATCCAATTAGGGGATGCCATAGTAATCCCCTCAAAGATTAAACGGAAAACTAATTGGGGCAAAATCCTGACCACTTCAGCTACCATAATTGGCACAATGGCAACGACAGCTCTTGTTATAGATAGATTAAATGAATAATTGCAAGAAGATGACTTGATGATAAAATAATGAGGCGTATTTATGAAAAAATATTTAGTTAAGGCAGCCCCGCATATATTTGATATGGAGGAACCGGAAAATGGCTTATCGGCGGCAATATCAGGTTTGGAGGAAGAAACATTTTTAAGGCTTAACCATAATGAGGCAACTGTTACTCCCTCGCCTTTGGTTGCTCGGGCAATTTCAGAATCGTTGAACAGCTTATCATTGAACCATTATCCTGATTTCAGGTCGAAAAAACTGCGCACCAAATTATCAAATTACACTGGTGTCGAGGCTAATTGCATAGCCTGTTATTCTGGCATGTCAACAGCTTTAGATACTTTAGTTAGAACCTATCTTCAACCGGGCGATGAAGCGATAACTGATTGGCCAGCCGAAAGGATGTTTAAAGAATACGCTGTTGGCGCGGGCGCCAGAGTAATTTCAGCAAAACAAACTGATTCTTTTAAGGGTAATATTGAAGAAATAACCGCTTATATAACCTCCAAAACAAAGCTTATATATTTGCCTAATCCAAACAGCATTTCAGGTTCGATAATTACTGAGGCAGGGATAGTATTTCTGCTCTCTTATGCCAAAAACGTATTAGTGGTTATCGATGAATCATA is a genomic window containing:
- a CDS encoding SLBB domain-containing protein, whose product is MKRILICVLVCLLNVVFCYAQLTPAQKELFEKYDNKRSVRDTETEKYSSPEIYEIDDDTTKIFNNEKLSDKEKEKLKRHDFLTDCEDSGEVKEPELKLFGHDIFNDVDLSFIPNPYDLPPDGYVLGPGDNIIVNVWGRADLELNLTIDREGRIFIPKIGELTASGLTLTQLTQRLKKSLNEVYSDNQLSISYGKLRQITVYIFGEVNKPGGYTVSSLSNLLHALYTAGGITENGSLRNIKLIRNTKVVNSYDLYDLLLKGDSSKGLKLLSGDVVYVPVNGPLAAIAGEVKRPAIYELSSNETIVEAIELAGGIKPEAYLQSVGLDRIGPNDSRILKDLNLADSNNTELNNIKLQDGDKVTVYSIYDFHENRVFLSGHVKHPGSYGINDTMRISHLIAKGEQLKENVYLDRADLFRIKSDGSQSIIPINLEDILNNENDCDILLAPFDSLVIYSFADIARTKYVSIGGEVKKPDKYKLYNQMKLSDLIFLAGNLTKQAYLVQCEVARVNPGKAADIMLIDLEDILNNKKPEADILLKEDDHVFIRQIPDWQPIEIVTIEGEVFFPGKYAIKDKDERLSDLIARAGGITPTAFPEGALYYRKTIEKNISKRNIGQIIQNTQEAYYDSTGSIKTETQVKFNPSQLNRIIIDLPEMLKNHGSPLDIVLADSDYIFIPKYPSGVQIIGAVAANGTISFIKNKKSQYYIERAGGCTPDGDKSELRLVKPNGMVFYGRKARNAKIQLGDAIVIPSKIKRKTNWGKILTTSATIIGTMATTALVIDRLNE
- a CDS encoding aminotransferase class I/II-fold pyridoxal phosphate-dependent enzyme yields the protein MKKYLVKAAPHIFDMEEPENGLSAAISGLEEETFLRLNHNEATVTPSPLVARAISESLNSLSLNHYPDFRSKKLRTKLSNYTGVEANCIACYSGMSTALDTLVRTYLQPGDEAITDWPAERMFKEYAVGAGARVISAKQTDSFKGNIEEITAYITSKTKLIYLPNPNSISGSIITEAGIVFLLSYAKNVLVVIDESYFEFYGLSVVDLIAKYSNLTVIRTFSKAFALAGCDVAYLLTDADNLQHINRLGYYKGPDALAQIAAEAAIDDINYTANYVHLINESKKMLSENLTRFGYDFRITPANFFLLKINDINNLTETLTENKIFINNLLGIPGFDNYVRITIGTPSQTGVLLDILAKSASGQIKSSGKKPNRIKVSKANQKELEATH